The proteins below are encoded in one region of Neoasaia chiangmaiensis:
- a CDS encoding type III pantothenate kinase, whose translation MLLVVDAGNTNIVFAVHDGTAWRGTWRISTNDQRTADEYAMWLLALLERQGLDPSRVHRAIIGTVVPAALYHLRLLCRQWLEIEPLIANLSLDWGYPLRVDTPAEVGVDRRLNGLAAQVMFGGPLVVVDFGTATTFDVVDADGAYCGGAIAPGVNLSLEALHQAAARLPRISVGRPSAAIGKSTTVAMRSGLFWGYVGLVEGIVSRIALEMDTSLKVIATGGLAPLFSEGTELFAHVVPELTLEGLRLLAARNHESPASLASNACDAIQDSNT comes from the coding sequence GTGCTTCTCGTCGTTGATGCTGGCAACACCAATATTGTGTTCGCCGTCCATGACGGGACGGCGTGGCGCGGCACCTGGCGCATATCGACCAACGATCAGCGGACGGCAGATGAATATGCAATGTGGCTGCTCGCTTTGCTGGAGCGCCAGGGTCTCGATCCGAGCCGCGTCCATCGTGCCATCATCGGGACCGTCGTGCCCGCTGCGCTTTACCACTTGCGTCTGTTGTGCAGACAATGGCTCGAGATCGAGCCACTGATTGCAAACCTGAGCCTCGACTGGGGTTATCCGCTGCGTGTCGATACGCCCGCTGAAGTTGGGGTCGACCGTCGCCTGAATGGCCTGGCTGCACAAGTCATGTTTGGTGGTCCGCTTGTGGTGGTCGATTTCGGCACGGCGACGACGTTCGATGTCGTTGACGCGGACGGCGCATATTGTGGCGGCGCCATTGCTCCCGGCGTAAATCTGTCGCTTGAGGCGCTGCATCAGGCGGCTGCGCGGTTGCCCCGTATCAGTGTCGGGCGGCCATCCGCCGCAATCGGCAAAAGCACCACTGTCGCCATGCGATCCGGTTTGTTCTGGGGTTACGTCGGCCTTGTCGAGGGGATCGTCTCGCGCATTGCGCTTGAGATGGACACCTCCCTGAAAGTCATTGCTACCGGCGGGTTGGCCCCACTTTTCTCCGAAGGAACCGAGTTGTTCGCTCACGTGGTTCCCGAACTCACACTCGAAGGATTGCGCTTGCTGGCTGCGCGCAATCA
- a CDS encoding biotin--[acetyl-CoA-carboxylase] ligase, with protein sequence MIEWRLECHEQLSSTSDLCRSEAMAGAAEGLAILAHMQSAGRGTRGRTWQSIRGNLSFSFLLRPREIAALIPVMPFLCSIALYDAVHSLAPTKPISIKWPNDLLLDNRKMAGILIESSMDRASGWIVVGIGANLVAAPQIAGREVSSLAEAVANVPSATEFAQRILAGFSDTLMRWETGGVDIVLRAWQERAHAIGTRLAVQRDGSYITGFFKGLDKSGHLLLQTESGENLSFSTGDVLLTG encoded by the coding sequence ATGATCGAATGGCGTCTGGAGTGTCACGAGCAGTTGAGCTCGACGTCCGACCTGTGCCGATCAGAAGCAATGGCGGGCGCTGCTGAAGGCCTTGCGATCCTTGCTCACATGCAGAGTGCCGGCAGGGGAACAAGAGGCCGTACCTGGCAGTCGATCCGTGGCAATCTCTCATTTTCGTTTCTGTTGAGGCCGCGCGAAATCGCGGCATTGATACCGGTTATGCCGTTCTTGTGCAGCATTGCGCTGTATGACGCCGTTCACAGTCTTGCTCCCACGAAGCCGATATCGATCAAGTGGCCGAACGATCTCCTGCTCGACAATCGGAAGATGGCAGGGATTTTGATCGAGAGTTCGATGGACCGTGCATCTGGCTGGATCGTCGTGGGCATTGGCGCCAATCTCGTAGCAGCGCCTCAAATTGCAGGGCGGGAAGTTTCAAGTCTCGCCGAGGCCGTGGCAAATGTTCCTTCCGCCACCGAATTCGCACAGCGCATCCTGGCCGGATTTTCCGACACCCTGATGCGCTGGGAAACGGGTGGTGTCGATATCGTGCTAAGAGCGTGGCAGGAACGTGCGCACGCGATTGGTACGCGGCTTGCGGTTCAGCGTGATGGCTCTTATATAACAGGTTTCTTTAAGGGTCTGGATAAAAGCGGCCATCTGCTGCTTCAGACTGAAAGCGGTGAAAACCTGTCCTTTTCGACAGGTGACGTGCTGCTCACTGGTTGA